In Micromonospora sp. WMMD980, the following are encoded in one genomic region:
- the rpsD gene encoding 30S ribosomal protein S4, with protein MNHPRPKARLSRALGIPLTRKCVRYLERRPYPPGVHGRNRRKTSDYQVRLREKQRLRHQYNVSETQLRRTFDEAARGAGKTGESLVTLLERRLDAVVLRAGLARSIYQARQLVGHGHVTVDGGKVDRPSYRLRPGQVVAVRERSRSLPPLQLAAAGAHADDQPRPYLSVERAELRATLLREPARHEVPVVCDEQLVVEFYSR; from the coding sequence GTGAATCACCCCCGCCCCAAGGCCCGGCTCTCCCGCGCCCTCGGCATCCCGCTGACCCGCAAGTGCGTGCGGTACCTCGAGCGGCGCCCGTACCCGCCGGGCGTGCACGGCCGCAACCGGCGTAAGACCTCCGACTACCAGGTGCGACTGCGCGAGAAGCAGCGTCTGCGTCACCAGTACAACGTCAGCGAGACCCAGCTACGCCGCACGTTCGACGAAGCCGCCCGGGGTGCCGGGAAGACCGGCGAGTCGCTGGTCACGCTGCTGGAGCGGCGGCTCGACGCGGTGGTGCTGCGGGCCGGGCTGGCCCGCAGCATCTACCAGGCGCGTCAGCTCGTCGGGCACGGCCACGTCACCGTCGACGGAGGCAAGGTTGACCGGCCCTCCTACCGGTTGCGGCCGGGCCAGGTGGTAGCGGTACGTGAGCGCAGCCGGTCGTTGCCGCCGCTCCAGCTCGCCGCCGCCGGCGCGCACGCCGACGACCAGCCCCGGCCGTACCTGTCGGTGGAGCGGGCCGAGCTGCGCGCCACGCTGCTGCGCGAGCCGGCCCGGCACGAGGTGCCGGTGGTCTGCGACGAGCAGCTCGTGGTGGAGTTCTACTCCCGCTGA
- a CDS encoding alanine racemase, whose translation MSRPVYVHDLDALATHARAVRAALPPQVELLYAVKANPEPDVLRALAPVVDGFETASRGELRRLAETLPGRPAAAYAGPGKTDADLAAALTAGVTRIHVESPAELRRLGAVATAVGTPARVLLRVNLPLDAPGASLVMGGRPSPFGMAPAEAVAAAHRPPAGVEVHGVHVHLASGMDAPLAATVAEAVVRWSVAELGAREVNVGGGMAVDYADPAVRFDWAGYGRALGSLRDTYPGVRLRIEPGRSLTVYCGAYLTEVIDVKRSHGEWFAVVAGGTHHLRTPAAKGHAQPFTVHRRHGGDGPRTDGGPVTVVGQLCTPKDVLSRSAHAGPVGVGDVLVFAMAGAYAWNISHRDFLLHDPPEFRTGDPHRIAAAWARPTGR comes from the coding sequence GTGAGCCGGCCGGTCTACGTCCACGACCTCGACGCGCTGGCCACGCACGCGCGGGCGGTCCGCGCCGCGCTGCCACCGCAGGTCGAACTGCTCTACGCGGTCAAGGCGAACCCCGAGCCGGACGTGCTGCGCGCACTCGCCCCGGTCGTCGACGGTTTCGAGACCGCCAGCCGGGGCGAACTGCGGCGCCTCGCCGAGACGCTGCCCGGGCGGCCGGCCGCGGCGTACGCCGGGCCCGGTAAGACCGACGCCGACCTGGCCGCGGCGCTCACCGCCGGGGTGACGCGGATCCACGTGGAGTCGCCGGCCGAGCTGCGCCGCCTCGGCGCCGTGGCGACCGCCGTCGGCACCCCGGCACGGGTGCTGCTGCGGGTGAACCTGCCACTGGACGCGCCCGGCGCGAGCCTGGTGATGGGCGGGCGACCCAGCCCGTTCGGAATGGCACCGGCCGAGGCGGTGGCGGCCGCCCACCGCCCACCGGCCGGGGTCGAGGTGCACGGCGTGCACGTCCACCTGGCCAGCGGGATGGACGCCCCGCTCGCCGCCACGGTGGCCGAGGCCGTGGTCCGCTGGTCGGTCGCCGAACTCGGCGCGCGGGAGGTCAACGTCGGCGGCGGCATGGCCGTCGACTACGCCGACCCGGCGGTCCGCTTCGACTGGGCCGGCTACGGCCGGGCGCTGGGCAGTCTGCGCGACACGTATCCGGGGGTGCGGCTGCGTATCGAGCCAGGCCGATCGCTCACCGTCTACTGCGGCGCGTACCTGACCGAGGTGATCGACGTGAAGCGCTCACACGGCGAGTGGTTCGCGGTGGTCGCCGGCGGCACCCACCACCTGCGTACGCCGGCGGCGAAGGGGCACGCGCAGCCGTTCACCGTGCACCGTCGGCACGGTGGTGACGGCCCACGCACCGACGGCGGGCCGGTCACCGTCGTCGGGCAGCTGTGCACACCGAAGGACGTGCTGTCCCGGTCGGCACACGCCGGCCCGGTGGGCGTCGGCGACGTGCTGGTCTTCGCCATGGCCGGCGCGTACGCCTGGAACATCAGTCACCGCGACTTCCTGCTGCACGATCCGCCTGAGTTTCGCACCGGGGATCCGCACCGGATCGCTGCCGCATGGGCCCGACCGACCGGGCGGTGA